The sequence below is a genomic window from Anaerocolumna chitinilytica.
CATCTGAAAGTAATACGCCTCATCTCTGGTATTACGAATTCCGTGGGAAGAACCGCCAAACAAGGTGTTACAAAGAAGCAGGGTGTAACCGGCCTCTAAGGAAAAACGCTCGATTTCTAAGAACATAGATGAAAAATACGGGTTAGAAATATCAGGCAGAACAACACCAATAGTCATTGTTTGCTTAGAGATTAACCCCCTGGCTAGTGCGTTTGGAGAAAAATTGTATTTCTGAATCACCTCTTCAACACGCTTTCGGCGTTCTGCTGAGACAGAGGTGTTTCCATTCATGACACGGGAAACTGTGGCAATTGATACCTGTGCTTCATCGGCTATTTGATTTATTGTGATATGTTCTTTGTCTCCCAATTATTACATCCTTTCTGCAGTCTGCTTTTCTATGGCAAATCTATCATATATGATTCATAAGCGTTCATTTCTATTCTCGTTATCAATAATATAGCATAGTCCTTAAAAAAAATCAATGACAATGTAAACGTTTTCAAATATTCACAAAGATTTTATTTTGTTTCAATGTAAGAAACTCTTAAAAGTAGCCAATAAGACAATGATAATATCGAATTATAGTGATAAATATTACAAAAATAATTCTGAACTCACTATTGACAATCAAAAATCCGTGTGATATATTTCTGCTTGTGAAAACGTTTACAAAAAACGAAAGGGGTGATGGATAAATGAAATTAAGTAAAAAAGAATCTGCAGATAAAAAGAAGGGATTTGGAAAGTGGGCAGTCTCTCTGCGCAAGGATCAGGCATTTCTGATTATGTGTATTCCTGCAATTTTGTATTTTTTGATATTTGCTTATCTTCCGATGCCTGGTATTTATGTAGCCTTTACAAACTTTAACTACAACAAAGGTATCTTTGGAAGTTCCTTTATAGGACTGGATAATTTGAAATTTATTACTTTGTCTGGAAAACTGGGAGTGCTGATTAGAAATACAGTTTTGTATAACCTTGCCTTTCTGGTTACCAGCCATCTCATTCAGATAGCAATAGCGGTATTGCTGAATGAAATCCGTAATAAAAAGTTCCGAAAGCTGTCTCAATCACTTTTAATTTTACCAAATTTCATTTCCTATGTTTTGGTTGGTCTGTTTAGCTTTGCAATTTTTAATAGTACCAACGGTATCTTAAATCATTTTTTAATGAGCCTGGGTAGAAATGAAGCACAAATCTACTCTACGCCATCCGTGTGGCCGGCAATATTAGTAATCGTAAACCTGTGGAAGGGAGCGGGATATGGTTCTATTGTGTATTTTGCAGCACTTACCGGTTTGGACCATGAAATCCTGGAAGCAGCGCAGGTAGATGGAGCCAGTACC
It includes:
- a CDS encoding ABC transporter permease; the encoded protein is MKLSKKESADKKKGFGKWAVSLRKDQAFLIMCIPAILYFLIFAYLPMPGIYVAFTNFNYNKGIFGSSFIGLDNLKFITLSGKLGVLIRNTVLYNLAFLVTSHLIQIAIAVLLNEIRNKKFRKLSQSLLILPNFISYVLVGLFSFAIFNSTNGILNHFLMSLGRNEAQIYSTPSVWPAILVIVNLWKGAGYGSIVYFAALTGLDHEILEAAQVDGASTIQKIRYITLPSLKPTFIILVLLSIGGILRGNFDLFYNMVGSSNVVLHNSTDVLETYVFRAMTNNFQFSTAAAVSFVQSIFGFVLVMTTNMIVKKIEPDYALF